A window of the Roseburia sp. 831b genome harbors these coding sequences:
- the tadA gene encoding tRNA adenosine(34) deaminase TadA produces the protein MTQDEKYMKAAIKEAKKAYALAEVPIGCVIVQNDKIIARGYNKRNTQGNTLAHAELNAIKKASKKTGDWRLEDCTMYVTLEPCQMCAGAIVQSRMKKVVIACMNPKAGCAGSVLNLLQMEQFNHQVEIERGVLEEECSTMLSSFFRDLREKKKKEKKKREE, from the coding sequence ATGACACAGGATGAAAAATATATGAAAGCCGCCATCAAAGAGGCAAAAAAGGCGTATGCCCTTGCGGAGGTGCCAATTGGATGTGTGATTGTGCAAAATGATAAGATTATCGCGCGTGGATATAATAAAAGAAATACGCAGGGGAACACCCTGGCGCATGCGGAGCTGAATGCAATCAAAAAGGCCAGCAAAAAGACCGGAGACTGGCGCCTGGAGGACTGCACTATGTACGTTACGTTAGAGCCGTGTCAGATGTGCGCCGGAGCCATTGTACAGTCGCGCATGAAAAAAGTGGTGATTGCCTGTATGAACCCGAAGGCGGGATGCGCGGGTTCTGTTTTAAACCTTCTCCAGATGGAGCAGTTCAATCACCAGGTAGAAATCGAACGGGGAGTTTTAGAAGAAGAATGCTCGACGATGCTTTCTTCTTTTTTTCGGGATTTAAGAGAGAAAAAGAAAAAAGAGAAGAAAAAACGGGAAGAATAG
- a CDS encoding DUF6128 domain-containing protein, with translation MSGFKRFVSYIYLYENEEKAGNVGFAKIELRGEECRIEVHLRGTYTNNVSCKIYLFTEKGDFIQGVFIGACRIQNGKGDFIGKIKARGVNGTSLDFGQTDGLYLACEDERIFATRWTDGVNQPISARRFREWKATDEKERAGESARPQDMKKVAETTAANEEQEIVETTPAMKEQKIVEPPQTTAESRNAKMFQSIKEKKIAEPPQTTAENRNAQIIQTNEEKTAMEPAPSLAKKAAMKSAQVQPAEFPQQPAQSQPAESPQQPAQSQPAESPQQPAQSQPAEFPQQPAQSQPTESQQQSAQSQPAEHSRTSTQPQDLSEESIHATEVPMHNIFPQFIWEEQWEKLTKNHPIVKLFSDDTISCVRIELKDLRELPKRYWYLGNNSFLLHGFFNYRYLLLGCFEREKRWFLGVPGIYQNQERVMAAIFGFPEFLTEGEAMEPVNHFGYWYRLLDE, from the coding sequence ATGTCAGGGTTCAAACGGTTTGTTTCGTACATTTATTTATATGAAAATGAGGAGAAGGCAGGAAACGTCGGGTTTGCTAAGATAGAACTTCGAGGGGAGGAGTGTCGGATTGAAGTCCATCTTCGGGGTACATACACCAATAACGTTTCCTGCAAGATATATTTATTTACCGAAAAAGGGGATTTTATACAGGGAGTTTTCATTGGAGCGTGCCGGATTCAGAATGGAAAAGGCGATTTTATAGGAAAAATCAAGGCACGCGGTGTAAATGGAACATCATTAGATTTTGGTCAGACGGATGGACTTTATCTTGCCTGCGAGGATGAACGGATTTTTGCGACGAGATGGACGGATGGCGTCAATCAGCCGATTTCTGCGAGAAGATTCCGAGAGTGGAAAGCGACGGATGAAAAAGAGAGAGCAGGGGAATCTGCGCGGCCACAGGACATGAAAAAAGTGGCAGAAACCACCGCAGCGAATGAAGAACAGGAAATTGTAGAAACCACTCCAGCAATGAAAGAACAGAAAATTGTGGAACCACCCCAGACAACTGCAGAAAGCAGAAATGCAAAAATGTTCCAATCAATAAAAGAAAAGAAAATTGCGGAACCACCCCAGACAACTGCAGAAAACAGAAATGCACAAATCATCCAAACAAATGAAGAAAAGACAGCAATGGAACCCGCACCATCATTGGCAAAAAAGGCAGCAATGAAATCAGCGCAGGTACAACCAGCTGAATTCCCACAACAACCTGCACAATCGCAGCCAGCCGAATCCCCACAACAACCTGCACAATCGCAGCCAGCCGAATCCCCACAACAACCTGCACAATCGCAGCCAGCTGAATTCCCACAACAACCTGCACAATCGCAGCCAACTGAATCTCAACAACAATCTGCACAATCACAACCAGCCGAACATTCACGCACATCTACTCAGCCACAGGACTTATCAGAGGAATCCATCCACGCGACCGAGGTCCCGATGCACAATATTTTTCCGCAATTTATCTGGGAGGAGCAGTGGGAGAAATTAACGAAAAATCATCCGATAGTGAAACTTTTTTCCGATGATACGATTTCCTGTGTGCGAATTGAATTAAAGGATTTAAGGGAGCTGCCAAAACGATACTGGTACCTTGGCAACAACAGCTTTTTGCTGCATGGATTTTTCAATTACCGCTATCTGTTGCTGGGATGTTTTGAGAGGGAAAAAAGATGGTTCCTCGGGGTCCCGGGGATTTACCAAAATCAGGAGCGCGTGATGGCGGCGATTTTTGGTTTCCCGGAATTCCTGACGGAAGGAGAGGCGATGGAGCCGGTCAATCATTTTGGGTATTGGTATCGTCTGCTGGACGAATAA
- a CDS encoding Fur family transcriptional regulator gives MLKRSKQRDAILNFLTTRYDHPTVETVYLNIKEDFPNISLGTVYRNLNLLSKIGEIQKIASGVGPDRFDGNPKPHYHFFCKECGAVLDLKLEGLEHINVLAGQDFDGEIDGHITYFYGKCPECMRKRES, from the coding sequence ATGTTAAAACGAAGTAAACAAAGGGATGCTATCTTAAATTTCCTGACAACTCGTTATGATCATCCTACCGTAGAGACAGTTTACCTTAATATTAAGGAGGATTTTCCGAACATCAGCCTTGGTACTGTCTACCGCAATTTGAACCTTCTCTCCAAAATCGGTGAGATTCAAAAGATTGCAAGTGGTGTCGGTCCGGACCGTTTCGACGGGAACCCGAAACCGCACTATCACTTCTTTTGCAAGGAATGTGGCGCGGTGCTTGACCTTAAATTAGAGGGCTTAGAACATATCAATGTTTTGGCAGGACAGGATTTTGATGGTGAAATCGATGGACATATTACCTACTTCTATGGAAAGTGTCCAGAATGTATGCGAAAACGGGAATCATAA
- a CDS encoding methyl-accepting chemotaxis protein: MAKEKQKATKRGASIRQKITAMLAATVVAVIAIILVVSSVVNKKNITELCESYLYDTCISASDTLYESFYGDSERNDLGVRLQYILNNVGIDTMDSSICYLVDTDGNYLYHQNEDLIGTQIQDNPVVQSVIDRYQSEGMITTADVRKSVVDGKPVYIAFMCTVNDWIVVVQADESDVMAPITTINTVSIILGVVLLILSLAIGYALTYHITKPISVLTKVINDISELKINNTHKIPKTKDEIGVMANAVEHMREQLSNIVAELNGISDVLVDDSNNLYNISNKVNDASSDNSATSEELAASMEETSSSAESVNQNIQNMNDRVSIVAEEVQKGASLTTDVMEKTNEIQENTKRASDATTDVFASIQAASEEAIIRAREVDKINSLAGAIQDIAEQTNLLSLNASIEAARAGEAGRGFAVVADEISKLANQSTNTSADILVIAGQVNESVEVLTQNLEKALEFMKVNVMGDYEEFMKSSEEYTEATRSIEAFMDRANEQIMEIRSGINAMAESIGSISNNINECSVGVNDIAEKTTDVVTLTVDTFERTTNCKNSAEKLQEITSRFQ; encoded by the coding sequence ATGGCAAAAGAAAAACAGAAAGCAACAAAACGTGGTGCAAGCATTCGCCAGAAAATTACTGCTATGCTGGCGGCGACCGTAGTTGCAGTTATTGCAATTATTCTTGTAGTTTCATCCGTTGTAAACAAAAAGAATATTACAGAGTTATGCGAGAGTTATTTATATGACACCTGTATTTCTGCATCCGATACTTTATATGAAAGTTTTTATGGAGATTCCGAGCGAAACGATTTAGGCGTACGTCTCCAGTATATTTTGAACAATGTCGGAATCGACACGATGGATTCGAGCATCTGTTACCTGGTTGATACAGATGGAAATTACCTGTATCACCAGAATGAAGACCTGATTGGAACACAGATTCAGGACAACCCGGTTGTACAGTCCGTAATAGACCGCTACCAGAGCGAAGGAATGATTACAACAGCAGACGTAAGAAAAAGTGTTGTCGATGGAAAACCGGTGTACATCGCATTCATGTGTACCGTAAATGACTGGATTGTTGTGGTTCAGGCAGATGAATCCGACGTGATGGCACCAATTACAACCATTAACACGGTATCCATTATTTTAGGTGTTGTACTGTTGATTTTAAGTCTGGCAATTGGATATGCGCTTACTTACCATATTACAAAACCAATTTCTGTTTTGACAAAAGTTATCAATGACATTTCAGAACTCAAGATTAACAATACGCATAAGATTCCAAAGACGAAGGATGAAATTGGTGTAATGGCCAATGCAGTAGAACATATGCGGGAACAGCTTTCCAATATTGTAGCCGAATTAAATGGTATTTCCGATGTCCTTGTAGATGACTCGAATAATCTTTACAATATTTCCAATAAAGTAAATGATGCATCATCGGATAACTCAGCAACAAGTGAGGAGCTGGCTGCAAGTATGGAAGAGACTTCATCTTCCGCAGAAAGTGTAAATCAAAACATCCAGAACATGAATGACCGTGTTTCCATTGTGGCAGAAGAAGTGCAAAAAGGTGCATCTCTTACCACAGATGTTATGGAAAAGACGAATGAAATTCAGGAAAACACGAAACGTGCCAGCGATGCAACTACGGATGTGTTTGCGTCTATTCAGGCAGCGTCAGAGGAGGCAATTATCCGTGCGAGAGAAGTAGATAAGATTAATTCACTTGCAGGTGCAATTCAGGATATCGCCGAACAGACCAATCTTCTTTCCTTAAATGCATCCATCGAGGCGGCAAGAGCAGGAGAGGCGGGACGTGGATTTGCGGTTGTTGCAGATGAAATCTCAAAACTTGCCAACCAGTCCACCAACACAAGCGCCGACATTTTAGTCATTGCCGGACAGGTAAATGAATCCGTAGAAGTCTTAACACAGAATCTTGAGAAGGCGCTTGAATTCATGAAAGTTAATGTCATGGGAGATTACGAAGAATTCATGAAGTCCTCCGAAGAATATACCGAGGCAACAAGAAGCATTGAAGCGTTTATGGATCGTGCAAACGAACAGATTATGGAGATTCGTTCCGGAATCAATGCGATGGCAGAGTCCATTGGCAGCATCAGCAATAACATCAACGAATGTTCCGTTGGAGTCAATGATATTGCAGAGAAGACCACAGATGTCGTAACACTCACCGTAGACACCTTCGAGAGAACCACAAACTGTAAGAACTCTGCTGAAAAATTACAGGAAATCACATCTAGATTCCAGTAA
- a CDS encoding ABC transporter substrate-binding protein — MTMKKLGAILMSVAMAVTCFSGCGTAKKEQATIYYLNFKPEAADTWEKIAEEYEAETGVKVKILTSASGNYEQTLKSEIAKRDMPTLFQINGPVGYSTWKNYCMDLSDTDLYSWLLDKDMAVTDGDGVYGIPYVVEGYGIIYNNAIMSKYFSSASKTTPYQSMDEVNNFEKFKEVVDDMTAMKDQLGIDGVFASTSFSAGEDWRWQTHLANIPVYYEFKDKGISDSDTLDFTYAQNFQNIFDLYINNSVTDRTQLADKTVDDSMQEFAHGKCAMVQNGNWAWSQISSVEGNVVGEDDVKFFPIYTGVTGEENQGLCIGTENYICVNKLASKEQQQASIDFMEWVYSSDKGKSYVTNELGFISPFNTFSDDESPSDPLAKEVLEYMNDSSKYSVSWNFTAFPNQKFKDDFGSELLEYCKGEVDFATVTSTVKQLWAEQKEAQKEGQ, encoded by the coding sequence ATGACAATGAAAAAACTAGGGGCGATTTTGATGAGTGTGGCAATGGCAGTGACCTGCTTTTCAGGCTGTGGAACTGCAAAAAAGGAACAGGCAACCATATATTATTTGAATTTTAAACCGGAGGCGGCAGATACGTGGGAAAAAATAGCAGAGGAATACGAAGCGGAAACAGGTGTTAAAGTCAAAATTCTGACGTCTGCAAGTGGAAATTATGAGCAGACCTTAAAGTCAGAGATTGCGAAGCGCGATATGCCGACATTATTCCAGATTAATGGACCGGTAGGCTACTCTACGTGGAAAAATTATTGCATGGATTTAAGCGATACGGATTTGTATTCCTGGCTGTTAGATAAGGACATGGCAGTAACAGATGGGGACGGTGTATATGGGATTCCGTATGTAGTAGAAGGTTACGGAATTATTTATAATAATGCGATTATGAGTAAATATTTTTCCAGTGCATCCAAGACAACACCGTATCAGTCTATGGATGAAGTGAACAATTTTGAAAAATTCAAAGAAGTTGTTGACGATATGACCGCAATGAAAGACCAGCTTGGAATTGATGGTGTATTTGCATCTACATCTTTTTCAGCAGGTGAGGACTGGAGATGGCAGACTCATCTTGCAAACATACCGGTTTATTACGAATTCAAGGATAAAGGAATTTCAGATTCTGACACCTTAGATTTTACATATGCACAAAATTTCCAGAACATTTTTGATTTGTATATCAACAATTCTGTGACGGACCGCACACAGCTGGCGGACAAGACGGTGGATGATTCCATGCAGGAATTTGCACATGGAAAATGCGCCATGGTTCAGAATGGTAACTGGGCTTGGAGCCAGATTTCATCGGTAGAAGGAAACGTTGTGGGTGAGGATGATGTGAAATTTTTCCCAATCTACACAGGTGTGACAGGGGAAGAAAATCAGGGACTTTGTATCGGTACTGAGAATTATATCTGTGTGAACAAATTAGCGTCCAAGGAACAACAGCAGGCATCCATTGATTTTATGGAATGGGTATATAGTTCAGACAAAGGAAAAAGTTATGTAACAAATGAGCTTGGATTTATTTCTCCATTCAATACATTTTCGGATGACGAAAGTCCAAGTGACCCGCTGGCAAAAGAGGTATTGGAATACATGAATGACAGCAGTAAATACTCTGTAAGCTGGAATTTTACAGCGTTCCCAAACCAGAAGTTTAAAGATGATTTTGGTTCAGAACTGTTGGAATATTGTAAAGGTGAGGTTGATTTTGCAACTGTTACAAGTACGGTAAAACAATTATGGGCAGAACAGAAGGAAGCACAAAAGGAAGGACAGTAG
- a CDS encoding GNAT family N-acetyltransferase: MDFCYETERLVLRILNTNEAKKVLDFQLRDRELFEKYEPDRPDSFYTIRHQEALLKCEYKLALSQSTVRFYVFLKEDPTTIIGTVCFHNILRNVYACTEVGYKFSSAYQHHGYAREALEKGISIMFTDLGLHRINARVALDNTPSIHLLESLSFRYEGIECDSIFLHGEWVDHMRYGLIRPADDTNTQND; this comes from the coding sequence ATGGATTTTTGCTACGAAACCGAACGCCTGGTTTTAAGAATTTTAAATACGAACGAAGCAAAAAAAGTCCTCGATTTCCAACTGCGTGACCGAGAACTTTTTGAAAAATATGAGCCTGACCGGCCGGATTCTTTTTATACCATCCGCCATCAGGAAGCCTTGTTAAAATGTGAATATAAACTTGCGTTAAGCCAATCTACCGTAAGATTTTATGTCTTTTTAAAAGAAGATCCAACTACAATTATAGGTACTGTTTGTTTCCACAATATTCTGCGAAACGTCTACGCCTGCACTGAGGTCGGATATAAATTTTCCAGTGCCTACCAGCATCATGGTTATGCCCGCGAAGCGTTAGAAAAAGGCATCTCCATTATGTTTACCGATCTTGGTCTGCACCGGATTAATGCGAGAGTTGCACTCGATAACACACCTTCCATTCATCTTTTGGAATCGTTGTCCTTCCGATATGAGGGCATTGAGTGTGATTCCATTTTTTTACATGGGGAGTGGGTCGACCACATGCGTTATGGGCTTATTCGTCCAGCAGACGATACCAATACCCAAAATGATTGA
- a CDS encoding rubredoxin-like domain-containing protein: MAKYVCSVCGYVYEGDNPPEECPVCHVGADQFKKVEGELALAAEHEYGVYAKTVKNNPEISEEDKKYIFDQLKANFEGECSEVGMYLCMARIAHREGYPEVGLYWEKAAYEEAEHAAKFAEMLGEDLEPNMKATTKDNLKWRVDCEFGATSGKVELAKCAKKNNLDAIHDTVHEMARDEARHGKALKGLLDRYFG; this comes from the coding sequence ATGGCAAAGTATGTATGTAGTGTATGTGGTTATGTTTATGAGGGAGACAATCCTCCAGAAGAATGTCCAGTATGTCACGTTGGAGCTGACCAGTTCAAAAAAGTAGAAGGTGAACTTGCACTTGCTGCAGAACATGAATATGGCGTTTATGCAAAAACAGTAAAAAACAATCCTGAAATCAGCGAAGAGGACAAGAAATACATCTTCGATCAGTTAAAAGCAAACTTTGAAGGTGAATGTTCTGAGGTTGGTATGTACCTTTGCATGGCTCGTATCGCTCACCGTGAAGGATACCCAGAAGTAGGTCTTTACTGGGAAAAAGCTGCTTACGAAGAAGCAGAGCACGCTGCTAAATTTGCAGAAATGTTAGGCGAGGACTTAGAGCCTAATATGAAAGCTACAACCAAAGACAACTTGAAATGGAGAGTTGACTGCGAGTTCGGTGCTACTTCTGGTAAGGTAGAACTTGCAAAATGTGCTAAGAAAAACAACCTTGATGCAATCCATGATACCGTTCATGAGATGGCTCGTGATGAAGCTAGACATGGAAAAGCTTTGAAGGGATTACTTGACAGATACTTTGGTTAA